The following are encoded in a window of Macadamia integrifolia cultivar HAES 741 unplaced genomic scaffold, SCU_Mint_v3 scaffold3053, whole genome shotgun sequence genomic DNA:
- the LOC122067671 gene encoding uncharacterized protein LOC122067671, which yields MTSNISACDIAKCDYCGKGCSVFTSKSGSHVGRKFFKCSMNCHFFMWVDHLKMCDCGNGQCKVRTAKTSANYGRYFWCCPQSTGVENKGCGMFEWISSSSPSCDTYQTPPRSLCSETSTSSSPSPSSDYIKGYLNGAIKESEGHMRMLRDVLDVVKKLDLNKNV from the exons ATGACATCGAATATATCCGCTTGTGATATTGCAAAGTGTGATTACTGTGGAAAAGGTTGCTCAGTTTTCACTTCTAAGTCAGGGTCacatgttggaaggaaattttttaaatgttcaatgaattgccacttcttcatgtgggttgaCCATCTTAAGATGTGTGACTGTGGGAACGGTCAGTGTAAGGTCAGAACTGCGAAAACAAGTGCAAATTATGGTCGATATTTTTGGTGCTGTCCACAATCAACTGGG gttgaaaacaaaggttgtggaatgtttGAATGGATATCAAGTTCAAGCCCAAGTTGTGATACTTACCAGACTCCACCTAGGTCCCTATGCTCAGAaacatcaacttcatcatctccttccccttcatcagactatatcaaaggatacttgaacggtgcaataaaagaatctgagggtcatatgaggatgttgagagatgttcttgacgtagtcaagaagcttgatttaaacaaaaatgtatga
- the LOC122067670 gene encoding uncharacterized protein LOC122067670, which produces MRFDAPQHFWNDYRKKEQKYWKEHSVLPIHLEVGALLRKEMATGNDSTVPSDAATEVMMDVTGTHVEGIGNNDGVDYEPIEEEESVPSTPIGSTSRSRGRPRGSVNSGREKRKKGVAEKVVSPLKSIANSIEKMVMSESQSEFGRAIIDVVDAIPDLNFQQKFKAKEYFMAKRNSAIIFLRTKVEDRRNLLEMYLPEIEKN; this is translated from the exons atgagatttgatgctcctcaacacttctggaatgattatagg aaaaaagaacaaaagtattggaaggaacatagtgtgctcccaattcaccttgaagttggagctttgctaaGGAAAGAGATGGCAACTGGGAATGATTCAACAGTCCCCTCTGATGCTGCCACTGAAGTTATGATGGACGTGACAGGTACTCATGTTGAGGGAATAGGGAACAATGATGGTGTTGACTATgaacctattgaagaagaagaaagtgttccttccacTCCCATTGGTAGTACCAGTCGTTCGCGAGGAAGACCTCGTGGGTCCGTCAATAGTggcagagaaaagaggaagaagggtgtagctgaaaaggtggtaagtccaTTGAAATCGATTGCTAACTCAATCGAGAAGATGGTAATGAGTGAATCTCAGTCTGAATTTGGGAGAGCCATTATAGATGTTGTTGATGCCATTCCAGAcctcaattttcaacaaaagtttaaggccaaggaatatttcatggcCAAGCGGAATTCTGCCATTATCTTCTTGAGAACAAAAGTAGAAGATAGGCGAAATTTACTTGAGATGTACTTaccagagattgagaagaattga